TGGTGGGCGTGCCGTCCGCGGCGACCGGTGAGGCCGTGCACGCGTACGTCGTACCGGCGGCGGGGGACCTCGATCTGGCCCTGCTGCGCGGCCTGGTCCGCGCGGAACTGGGCGCGGACGCGGTACCGGACCGGATCACCGTGATCGACCGGGTGCCGCTGACCCCGGCCGGGAAACCGGACCGGGACGCGCTCCGCCGGTGGACGTAAGGAATCCGAAAGACCCGGGGCCGGCCGCGCTGGGTAGCCTGACCCGGGTGGGACACCTGGTGCTGGTCGTCGACGACGATCCGATCGTCAGCGACGTCGTGCGGCGCTACCTGGAGCAGGACGGCTGCGAGGTGCGGCTCGCCGCCGACGGCGCGGCCGGCCTGGCCGCGATCGAGGCGCGTCGGCCCGACCTCGTCGTGCTCGACCTGATGATGCCGGGCGTGGACGGCCTCGAGGTCTGCCGCCGGCTGCGGCGTGACCTGCCCGATCTGCCGGTCGTCATGCTGACCGCACTCGGCGAGGAGGCCGACCGGGTGCTCGGCCTGGAGGTGGGCGCGGACGACTACGTCACCAAGCCGTTCTCGCCGCGCGAGCTGGTGCTGCGCATCCGGTCCGTGCTGCGCCGCACCACCGGGTCCGCGGCCGGCGCGCCGGACGGGCCGGCCGTGCTCACCGACGGCGACCTGGTGGTCGACACCGCGCGCCGGATCGTCACCCGCGGCGGCGCGCCGCTGTCGCTGACCGTGCGCGAGTTCGACCTGCTGGCGTTCCTGCTCGGCAGCCCCGGCCGGGCCTGGTCCCGCACCGACCTGCTGAGCCGGGTGTGGGGCTGGCGGTTCGGCGACCAGTCGACCGTGACCGT
This genomic window from Catenuloplanes niger contains:
- a CDS encoding response regulator transcription factor, which encodes MGHLVLVVDDDPIVSDVVRRYLEQDGCEVRLAADGAAGLAAIEARRPDLVVLDLMMPGVDGLEVCRRLRRDLPDLPVVMLTALGEEADRVLGLEVGADDYVTKPFSPRELVLRIRSVLRRTTGSAAGAPDGPAVLTDGDLVVDTARRIVTRGGAPLSLTVREFDLLAFLLGSPGRAWSRTDLLSRVWGWRFGDQSTVTVHVRRLREKIEDDPAAPRRIHTVWGVGYRYETAGG